Proteins encoded together in one Etheostoma spectabile isolate EspeVRDwgs_2016 unplaced genomic scaffold, UIUC_Espe_1.0 scaffold00002312, whole genome shotgun sequence window:
- the LOC116675830 gene encoding pancreatic secretory granule membrane major glycoprotein GP2-like: MICILYIYYHLISFLSHFYFGDLTSFFQFTPLQPSQFICDRDKLQVGLDLARLTSSGLNPFSGNLASYNCSWVRVHDGVVWYEVEATAGACGNTLRTNSTHAVYSNILFIYPMNNTSFISPVSLPFSCVYPLDTDTSLNVAIGPFLA, encoded by the exons ATGATCTGTATCttgtatatatattatcatCTTATCTCCTTCCTctcacacttttattttggcGATCTTACATCTTTTTTTCAGTTCACACCACTACAGCCTTCTCAGTTTATTTGTGACCGAGATAAACTCCAAGTGGGCCTTGATTTGGCTCGCCTTACATCCTCTGGTTTGAACCCATTCTCTGGCAATCTGGCATCCTACAACTGCTCCTGGGTCAGAGTGCATGATGGTGTAGTGTGGTATGAAGTGGAAGCAACAGCAGGTGCCTGTGGAAACACATTGAGG ACCAACAGCACACATGCCGTCTACTCCAATATTTTATTCATCTACCCAATGAACAACACGTCCTTCATCAGTCCTGTGAGTCTTCCCTTCTCCTGCGTGTACCCCCTGGACACAGACACCAGCCTCAATGTGGCTATCGGACCATTTCTGGCGTGA